A genome region from Hevea brasiliensis isolate MT/VB/25A 57/8 chromosome 9, ASM3005281v1, whole genome shotgun sequence includes the following:
- the LOC110664115 gene encoding protein DNA-DAMAGE INDUCIBLE 1 isoform X1: MVNSIDNYKNLSAKKTKVPLEARAHQIQSQDKTRRKMRITVMTADEHIISLDVDPHESVENLKALLEVETQVPLQQQQLLYNGREMRNNEKLSALGVKDEDLVMMVSTSAAHSSPANDLSFNPDGSAVNPEAFQQHIRRDSNLMAQLFQTDPELAQVLLGNDLSKLQDLLRQRHRQRSELRRQQEEELALLDADPFDVEAQKKIEAAIRQKGIDENWAAALEYNPEAFARVVMLYVDMEVNGVPLKAFVDSGAQSTIISKSCAERCGLLRLLDQRYRGIARGVGQSEILGRIHVAPIKIGNIFYPCSFLVLDSPNMEFLFGLDMLRKHQCIIDLKENVLRVGGGEVSVPFLQEKDIPTHFLDEESLAKEVSSSGNPVTSGAIDKKNNAPGGQSSGVAQGSVTLRPDFEAKVAKLVELGFGRDSVVQALKLFDGNEEQAAGFLFGG; this comes from the exons ATGGTCAACAGCATCGACAATTACAAAAACCTCTCTGCCAAGAAAACCAAAGTTCCATTAGAAGCACGAGCACACCAAATCCAATCACAAGACAAGACACGGAGAAAGATGAGAATCACTGTAATGACAGCTGATGAACACATCATATCTCTAGATGTCGATCCTCATGAATCT GTTGAGAACTTGAAAGCTCTGCTTGAAGTGGAG ACACAGGTGCCGCTTCAGCAGCAGCAGCTGCTTTATAATGGGAGAGAaatgaggaataatgagaaattGAGTGCATTGGGCGTTAAGGATGAGGATTTGGTAATGATGGTCTCCACCAGCGCTGCACATAG TTCACCCGCAAATGATTTGAGCTTCAATCCTGATGGGTCTGCTGTAAATCCTGAGGCTTTCCAGCAACATATTCGACGTGATTCTAATTTGATGGCCCAACTGTTTCAG actgatcctgaactagcACAAGTTCTTCTTGGCAATGATCTCAGCAAACTGCAGGACCTCTTACGGCAACGCCATCGCCAAAGATCCGAATTACGGCGTCAACAAGAGGAGGAGCTT GCCCTTCTTGATGCTGATCCTTTTGATGTTGAGGCACAGAAGAAAATTGAGGCTGCCATTCGCCAG AAAGGAATTGATGAAAACTGGGCAGCTGCCTTGGAATACAACCCTGAAGCTTTTGCTAGGGTG GTTATGTTGTACGTTGACATGGAAGTTAACGGTGTGCCTTTAAAG GCATTTGTTGATAGTGGTGCTCAGTCCACAATAATATCAAAAAGTTGTGCTGAGCGATGTGG ATTGCTGAGGCTTTTGGATCAACGTTATAGAGGCATTGCTCGTGGAGTGGGTCAATCTGAGATACTGGGTCGGATACATGTAGCTCCAATAAAG ATTGGGAATATATTTTACCCTTGCTCCTTCTTGGTGCTGGATTCTCCCAACATGGAATTTCTTTTTGGGCTTGATATGCTTCGCAAGCACCAG TGCATTATTGATTTGAAGGAGAATGTTTTGAGAGTTGGGGGTGGAGAAGTTTCTGTTCCATTTTTGCAAG AAAAGGACATCCCAACTCATTTTCTGGATGAAGAAAGCCTCGCCAAAGAAGTGTCCAGCTCAGGAAATCCA GTGACATCAGGAGCTATAGATAAGAAGAATAATGCACCAGGAGGTCAATCTTCTG GAGTTGCACAAGGCAGTGTGACACTG AGACCTGATTTTGAGGCCAAAGTTGCAAAGCTTGTTGAGCTAGGTTTTGGAAGGGATTCTGTGGTACAAGCTCTTAAATTATTTGATGGGAATGAAGAACAAGCTGCTGGATTCCTTTTTGGTGGCTGA
- the LOC110664115 gene encoding protein DNA-DAMAGE INDUCIBLE 1 isoform X3, which yields MVNSIDNYKNLSAKKTKVPLEARAHQIQSQDKTRRKMRITVMTADEHIISLDVDPHESVENLKALLEVETQVPLQQQQLLYNGREMRNNEKLSALGVKDEDLVMMVSTSAAHSSPANDLSFNPDGSAVNPEAFQQHIRRDSNLMAQLFQTDPELAQVLLGNDLSKLQDLLRQRHRQRSELRRQQEEELALLDADPFDVEAQKKIEAAIRQKGIDENWAAALEYNPEAFARVVMLYVDMEVNGVPLKAFVDSGAQSTIISKSCAERCGLLRLLDQRYRGIARGVGQSEILGRIHVAPIKIGNIFYPCSFLVLDSPNMEFLFGLDMLRKHQCIIDLKENVLRVGGGEVSVPFLQEKDIPTHFLDEESLAKEVSSSGNPVTSGAIDKKNNAPGGQSSET from the exons ATGGTCAACAGCATCGACAATTACAAAAACCTCTCTGCCAAGAAAACCAAAGTTCCATTAGAAGCACGAGCACACCAAATCCAATCACAAGACAAGACACGGAGAAAGATGAGAATCACTGTAATGACAGCTGATGAACACATCATATCTCTAGATGTCGATCCTCATGAATCT GTTGAGAACTTGAAAGCTCTGCTTGAAGTGGAG ACACAGGTGCCGCTTCAGCAGCAGCAGCTGCTTTATAATGGGAGAGAaatgaggaataatgagaaattGAGTGCATTGGGCGTTAAGGATGAGGATTTGGTAATGATGGTCTCCACCAGCGCTGCACATAG TTCACCCGCAAATGATTTGAGCTTCAATCCTGATGGGTCTGCTGTAAATCCTGAGGCTTTCCAGCAACATATTCGACGTGATTCTAATTTGATGGCCCAACTGTTTCAG actgatcctgaactagcACAAGTTCTTCTTGGCAATGATCTCAGCAAACTGCAGGACCTCTTACGGCAACGCCATCGCCAAAGATCCGAATTACGGCGTCAACAAGAGGAGGAGCTT GCCCTTCTTGATGCTGATCCTTTTGATGTTGAGGCACAGAAGAAAATTGAGGCTGCCATTCGCCAG AAAGGAATTGATGAAAACTGGGCAGCTGCCTTGGAATACAACCCTGAAGCTTTTGCTAGGGTG GTTATGTTGTACGTTGACATGGAAGTTAACGGTGTGCCTTTAAAG GCATTTGTTGATAGTGGTGCTCAGTCCACAATAATATCAAAAAGTTGTGCTGAGCGATGTGG ATTGCTGAGGCTTTTGGATCAACGTTATAGAGGCATTGCTCGTGGAGTGGGTCAATCTGAGATACTGGGTCGGATACATGTAGCTCCAATAAAG ATTGGGAATATATTTTACCCTTGCTCCTTCTTGGTGCTGGATTCTCCCAACATGGAATTTCTTTTTGGGCTTGATATGCTTCGCAAGCACCAG TGCATTATTGATTTGAAGGAGAATGTTTTGAGAGTTGGGGGTGGAGAAGTTTCTGTTCCATTTTTGCAAG AAAAGGACATCCCAACTCATTTTCTGGATGAAGAAAGCCTCGCCAAAGAAGTGTCCAGCTCAGGAAATCCA GTGACATCAGGAGCTATAGATAAGAAGAATAATGCACCAGGAGGTCAATCTTCTG AGACCTGA
- the LOC110664115 gene encoding protein DNA-DAMAGE INDUCIBLE 1 isoform X4, translated as MVNSIDNYKNLSAKKTKVPLEARAHQIQSQDKTRRKMRITVMTADEHIISLDVDPHESVENLKALLEVETQVPLQQQQLLYNGREMRNNEKLSALGVKDEDLVMMVSTSAAHSSPANDLSFNPDGSAVNPEAFQQHIRRDSNLMAQLFQTDPELAQVLLGNDLSKLQDLLRQRHRQRSELRRQQEEELALLDADPFDVEAQKKIEAAIRQKGIDENWAAALEYNPEAFARVVMLYVDMEVNGVPLKAFVDSGAQSTIISKSCAERCGLLRLLDQRYRGIARGVGQSEILGRIHVAPIKIGNIFYPCSFLVLDSPNMEFLFGLDMLRKHQKRTSQLIFWMKKASPKKCPAQEIHFQLLKEYSIL; from the exons ATGGTCAACAGCATCGACAATTACAAAAACCTCTCTGCCAAGAAAACCAAAGTTCCATTAGAAGCACGAGCACACCAAATCCAATCACAAGACAAGACACGGAGAAAGATGAGAATCACTGTAATGACAGCTGATGAACACATCATATCTCTAGATGTCGATCCTCATGAATCT GTTGAGAACTTGAAAGCTCTGCTTGAAGTGGAG ACACAGGTGCCGCTTCAGCAGCAGCAGCTGCTTTATAATGGGAGAGAaatgaggaataatgagaaattGAGTGCATTGGGCGTTAAGGATGAGGATTTGGTAATGATGGTCTCCACCAGCGCTGCACATAG TTCACCCGCAAATGATTTGAGCTTCAATCCTGATGGGTCTGCTGTAAATCCTGAGGCTTTCCAGCAACATATTCGACGTGATTCTAATTTGATGGCCCAACTGTTTCAG actgatcctgaactagcACAAGTTCTTCTTGGCAATGATCTCAGCAAACTGCAGGACCTCTTACGGCAACGCCATCGCCAAAGATCCGAATTACGGCGTCAACAAGAGGAGGAGCTT GCCCTTCTTGATGCTGATCCTTTTGATGTTGAGGCACAGAAGAAAATTGAGGCTGCCATTCGCCAG AAAGGAATTGATGAAAACTGGGCAGCTGCCTTGGAATACAACCCTGAAGCTTTTGCTAGGGTG GTTATGTTGTACGTTGACATGGAAGTTAACGGTGTGCCTTTAAAG GCATTTGTTGATAGTGGTGCTCAGTCCACAATAATATCAAAAAGTTGTGCTGAGCGATGTGG ATTGCTGAGGCTTTTGGATCAACGTTATAGAGGCATTGCTCGTGGAGTGGGTCAATCTGAGATACTGGGTCGGATACATGTAGCTCCAATAAAG ATTGGGAATATATTTTACCCTTGCTCCTTCTTGGTGCTGGATTCTCCCAACATGGAATTTCTTTTTGGGCTTGATATGCTTCGCAAGCACCAG AAAAGGACATCCCAACTCATTTTCTGGATGAAGAAAGCCTCGCCAAAGAAGTGTCCAGCTCAGGAAATCCA TTTTCAATTGCTGAAGGAATACTCTATTCTGTAA
- the LOC110664115 gene encoding protein DNA-DAMAGE INDUCIBLE 1 isoform X2, with product MVNSIDNYKNLSAKKTKVPLEARAHQIQSQDKTRRKMRITVMTADEHIISLDVDPHESVENLKALLEVETQVPLQQQQLLYNGREMRNNEKLSALGVKDEDLVMMVSTSAAHSSPANDLSFNPDGSAVNPEAFQQHIRRDSNLMAQLFQTDPELAQVLLGNDLSKLQDLLRQRHRQRSELRRQQEEELALLDADPFDVEAQKKIEAAIRQKGIDENWAAALEYNPEAFARVVMLYVDMEVNGVPLKAFVDSGAQSTIISKSCAERCGLLRLLDQRYRGIARGVGQSEILGRIHVAPIKIGNIFYPCSFLVLDSPNMEFLFGLDMLRKHQCIIDLKENVLRVGGGEVSVPFLQEKDIPTHFLDEESLAKEVSSSGNPFSIAEGILYSVSVYSVSVSWS from the exons ATGGTCAACAGCATCGACAATTACAAAAACCTCTCTGCCAAGAAAACCAAAGTTCCATTAGAAGCACGAGCACACCAAATCCAATCACAAGACAAGACACGGAGAAAGATGAGAATCACTGTAATGACAGCTGATGAACACATCATATCTCTAGATGTCGATCCTCATGAATCT GTTGAGAACTTGAAAGCTCTGCTTGAAGTGGAG ACACAGGTGCCGCTTCAGCAGCAGCAGCTGCTTTATAATGGGAGAGAaatgaggaataatgagaaattGAGTGCATTGGGCGTTAAGGATGAGGATTTGGTAATGATGGTCTCCACCAGCGCTGCACATAG TTCACCCGCAAATGATTTGAGCTTCAATCCTGATGGGTCTGCTGTAAATCCTGAGGCTTTCCAGCAACATATTCGACGTGATTCTAATTTGATGGCCCAACTGTTTCAG actgatcctgaactagcACAAGTTCTTCTTGGCAATGATCTCAGCAAACTGCAGGACCTCTTACGGCAACGCCATCGCCAAAGATCCGAATTACGGCGTCAACAAGAGGAGGAGCTT GCCCTTCTTGATGCTGATCCTTTTGATGTTGAGGCACAGAAGAAAATTGAGGCTGCCATTCGCCAG AAAGGAATTGATGAAAACTGGGCAGCTGCCTTGGAATACAACCCTGAAGCTTTTGCTAGGGTG GTTATGTTGTACGTTGACATGGAAGTTAACGGTGTGCCTTTAAAG GCATTTGTTGATAGTGGTGCTCAGTCCACAATAATATCAAAAAGTTGTGCTGAGCGATGTGG ATTGCTGAGGCTTTTGGATCAACGTTATAGAGGCATTGCTCGTGGAGTGGGTCAATCTGAGATACTGGGTCGGATACATGTAGCTCCAATAAAG ATTGGGAATATATTTTACCCTTGCTCCTTCTTGGTGCTGGATTCTCCCAACATGGAATTTCTTTTTGGGCTTGATATGCTTCGCAAGCACCAG TGCATTATTGATTTGAAGGAGAATGTTTTGAGAGTTGGGGGTGGAGAAGTTTCTGTTCCATTTTTGCAAG AAAAGGACATCCCAACTCATTTTCTGGATGAAGAAAGCCTCGCCAAAGAAGTGTCCAGCTCAGGAAATCCA TTTTCAATTGCTGAAGGAATACTCTATTCTGTAAGTGTCTATTCTGTAAGTGTGAGTTGGTCCTAA